TTCAATGTAAAAAACGTAAAAGCCATCAGCAGCATAGTaatttcttgtttgttgttgcagtttCAGAGCATTTCAAGGCTGGCAGTGAAGCACTCCcattttaatatacatttataaaatgtacCACTTTGAAAATCCTGGCACAATAGCTGAAGGCATAGAGAAGGAACAATGAGATTTGATATGTGACATTATTTTGTGTACTCCAGAAATGGAAATTGCACACATCCCTCTGTACCGTCACTGTcaagaaaatgtcttttctttaacataaaaactgaaatatacaTGACAAGCATGACacaacacaaatgcacaaaaaagcACATTGCTTTCCCTTTCTGACCAGTGTTCCTGGTTGCTCACTGAATGACATCACGTTAAGGCGAGCAGCTGGTCTGAGAGGTTATTTCCATCGTTTCCACTGTGGCTGTTATTAAAGTTGTCTGCCAGTCTTCGGGGGTGAACGACTGTGGTTCTTTAAAAGGTTGCatggtggaggtgggggagaGGGCGGTAACTTTAGTTTAACTGCTAGACAGTCGATGGTAAAAGTAGATGTAGCCCAAGTCTTTTGGAGGCCTttctgacaaacacactttgtgGTCGTTGTAGATCACCCACCTGCAGGAAAATACAAATTTTTATTGCAGCGTGAAATTCTTTCAGAGTGTCACTTCTTTCAAAATGGACTGCTTTGAGGACAGATGAAATGGGTCAATTTATTTTTTCCGTTATGTCCctgccattttatttttttttactggttgCAAAAGCTTAATAACAAAAGCAATAATATTAATTGAATTTCTCCATAAATGAAACTCAAATATATATGaaagtaaaacacattaaacaacGGAAAATTTTGTGACTAACAGGAAGTTAATGTGATAAAAGTATGATAAACAATATGCTGTCAGTTTTGTACCATTAAGAACTGAATGAATATAAGCAGCGAAACCGTGTGCAACTCACCTTCCCTCCTTTTTGATGTGACAGACATAATGTCCAGACATTGTGGATGCTCCCATGTGACTGATGAAAGCAAAGAGCTCATAACCTGAAAAAGGAAACTTCAAGTCAGATATGGACTGTGTGATAAGATAACAAAGCAGTTTCATAACTAGTAAATGTcagacatatacagtacatctgtcAATATGTTTAAATTAACATCTTCACTAGCAGCACATGTAAATACCAAGCGTTCGTGAGCATATATTCGAGCCTTTGACTATAAAGACTCTTTCAAAGCTTCACAAAGCTTCAGATAAAAAGGCAGCTGCTGATAGCAATGCTTTCATGTTACAGATCAAGCACAACATATAAAACGAatcaaaaagataaaacatgctaatgcttatgggtattttatatgtttgtttttttctgctgaaatAGCACACTGTTTAATCACCGGTAAACAGGGTTCTCTTGTGGCAAGGACAAATCAGAATATGCATCGTGAATAATGaagaaaactaattaaaaatcatgaaaaaccTGAATGTCTGCAAAggtaaaatgatttaatgattttcaCCTACAATGTTGCATGGTTGTGCAAGTATGTAAGTATGTCGACGTATTATTACACTGCATATATAATTTGCAAGGAGTGTTAAGGGTTAAAACGCTCCtgaatcatgtttttgatgCCACTGTGCCTAAAGTTGGTCTAGCACAGCAGGTCAGTGCCCAGCAGCACCAGAGTACTCTGTGTATCAGCATCAGACATTAATAGGAGCTGAAGGTAAACTGGCCAGTGAGAGTTCAAAGCAACAAGGTGAAATTAAAAATCAGGATGCAGAATACTACTCTGACCCCAGGTTAATTTCTTGGTTATCTGGGAAAATAATATACCCGTTACCAATCTCACTCTAAATTGTGAAAATGTGACTTCTAATTCTAAAGATTATCAAGTCACCCTGATTACTTAAAGTACCTCCAGATAGGGATCAATAATAAAGTCAGGAGCTTCAATCAAGCGAATCAGAGTCACTCACGTCCTGGTCCGTCTTTGATCCGTGGGCCCGACGTGTCTCTGTCTGGGGACAGCGTGGAGTCGCTGTGTGAGTTGGCGTTGGAGAAAGCGTTGTCGTTGGGCTCCGTGTCCGCCATGTCTGAAAGGGcgtcactctcctcctcctcagggtGGGTGAAGATCCAGTCGAGTGCTCGCTCGAGGTTGTTGTTCTGAAAGAATGTTTGTACTTAAGTTCACTGGAATTCATGTATCTAGATATGTAAGTGGCGCTAATGTAAATGCATGATAGTGTTGGAATCATAAATCAGGTTTTAGGCAgtacagtaaaatgttttgaacATGTACTGTGGGAAGAACTTGTCTTTTCCTGAGAAAATCCTCTGCTGCACAGAAGTTGATGCATGTATAATGACTGAAGCAGCACTTTCTTTACAGGAGTAACAAATGTTAGCACAGAGAAGACGTATGGCAGACAGAAAAATGCATAGGAGGACGAAAACAGGGCTGAGGACATGAGAcatcttgttttctctcccctGTTGTATCTTTAAGTAGAACCTCGGAAAAACAGGCGATGCTGGAAGTGTTCAAAATGAGCAATCATTTATCAGGGAGGTGGCAGGCATCCATCTGTGCTAAATTCCCCCTGAGGATGTTTGCTTTTAATCCAAAATAGAGGTGTGATTACTGGAGAATGTGTCTTGGTTGGCAAGTGAAGCTACctgcttctttctgtctctcccagtCAGGTCACTGagattggaaaaaaaagaaaaaaagttcctCCTGCTAATTTTAGGCTAATAATAAACCAGTCGTGAGACCCCACTCTGCTTCAcacctccatctccctcctgaGGAATATGtgttcatttcttcttcttttttttttttgcactttagTTCAGTGGCATTGGGGATGATAAACAAGGAAGCCTGGTGTCTATTTCTGTGTCTTAATAACAGTCTGCCGGGCTATTTTTGCTGAGGGGGGCAGTTTGAAATACGAAACATGAAACCTGAGAATCAGGGGCCATTTCAAAACAGGGGAGCGAATATATTTGCTGCAGCTGTAATCAGTCCGTATAACATTAcaaaattcattattttgtgcTGTGAATTTCAAAATTATTTGCGATATGTGATGATAAGATGAGTTGAAATATCACTGAGGCGGATCCTGTTCCTAAACCTCCAGAGCTGCTTTAGCGGCGGCATCCATATGCTGCTGGGACTACTTGTAAACACCATGTAGAGCAGACATCTTTAATCACCCTGACATGTAGGACCTATTAAATTTTGCAGTTTGGAAAGTAAACAAGTAGGCCGGCCAAAGCCCATTTATGACTGACTGACGGAGCTTAGTTTTCATCATCTCAccctttctttcccctcttttcAGACACCACCTCCCTTCATGCCAACCTCGCGGTGATGCTTTTGTTTATATTGACCAGGACAGTCTTTCCTCTTCTGTGGTGTCAGGCGGTCTTTGCTTCCCAGAGACACTTTTAAAACCGTGTGGGTGGTTCTTTGTCTGCACATTTTCTCTTGACTGTCTTTTTCTTCTACATATAACTCTTTATTGTCTCTGTGAGTCACAGAATAACAAATATACCTACAGAAGTCTGACTCTTCCCTTTGTCGCATCATTCATGGTGACCGTCGCCGAACACATTAGCTACCCTGTCTTTTCTGATCATTCAAAACAAATCACTTTGTGCGCAGCAGTGGATTTTAGTCTCACGGCCAGGAGAAGACACATTAGACTCAAGGTGTTTGTAGATGCAAATGTAGAAACTTATTACTTACTAACTTAAGTGAAGTTGATAAAGAATAGACAGACGACtctttaaacaaaatgtctgtctgcattATAAGCTGGCAGAGATACACTggtagaagaaaacaaaaagttatttattagtACACATGGTGGGCAGAAGACTGACCGTGGCTTTGAGTGCCTGGATGCTGTGAGCGCGGGGGAAGCCCATTGAAGTGAGGATGGAGATGCTCTCCTCAGGGGGCGAGTTGCCTAGCGGCGTGGCACCCATGGGGCTGTCACTGGTGGAGGGACCAGGATCTATCATGGAGGGCAGAGTGAGAGGTTCTGCAAAGTctaagaggaagagagagagagagagagggagaatatCTGAGTATCTGATGCAAATGCACCCTTGAAGTCAGAGTAAGTATATGGGTCCACGCATCTCTAAAGAGATAACTCTCCTTaagtaagaaaaacatattttccctGATATGACTGCTGTTCAAAGGACAAACTTTCCATTATTTTAAACTAACCTAACCTAAGAAGCATCCTCAACTAAAAATAAAGTCTTTCTAATTTCCAATTCAACTGCAATGCTTTGTGTACTTTCATCAGATTCACATGAAAGTGAAGTGACCCTCAGCCCTCCAACAAGGACACCCCGACTGTAATTACTCTACCGTTGGCCATAAACAGAGCCTTCATTACTGTCCTTGCCATAAATGAAAATGCGTACCACTTATCTCCCACTACTGTCTCCATCTCAGCCTCCTTGCTTCGTGCCCTTTAGATTGCCCATAGCACAGTTGTTCTTACGCAACAGGAAGGAGGCTGTCTTGCAGGCAGAGAAATACAACACCTGAACAGCGTATGTTTGCAcaagttaaattattattactttaactttaacgACATTTATGCATTTGATGACCTCTGGCCCTGTTCAATAATGCTCATTTTCAACTTTTACCAAATTCACGGAAAGATAAttagaattttaaaaagtcGAATAATTGAGTCTCCTTGTCTGCACAGTGCTTTGGAAATCCATTAGTTTACCTTTTTAAATGCAGCAGGCTAAGGTTCACCTCAAATAAATGTTGTGTGGCACTGCGTCTaacaaagattttaaaagaaagttgagttgaaaaaaataaataagggaTGCTAATGGAAAAATAATGAAACCAAATAAATGTGGGGGAGGCAGAACAAGAAGTAACCTTTGTGCCGCAGGCAGGGATGGACCGTTTTACTGATGTTATTGAGCCTGAATGCTTCCCATTTTGCAAATACATTAGGCCCATTTAAAAACTAACAGACAAGGGGCTGCTCTAATTTCCCTCCAGTGTCGAGGTCATTTACAGCCAACCAGGGAAATAAAAGTAACAGTGTCAGCGCCTCAGGGGGATGTCTCTACTGCTCAGAGGATCTATATGACACAAAGTCAGCATGGGATGCAAAGTCTGACCTTATAACAACTGGAGATGTGATGTGTCTCTCACTTTGAATTAGCTTTGCGTTTAAAAGGTCCTGTACAAATTCATTTACCTTGACTTTGTATACTTGCATAGGGATAGTCTCAGATAGTCTTTCCAGGAATAGAAAAAAATCACACGCTTTTCATGTGGACTAACTGACTTGTGAAGCAGCATTTCTGTTTATCTACCTTGTCCTTGAACTCAATGCCCACTTCTCTCCCTTCGTCTATTTCACTTCTTGAAGTCTGTAGACTCAACTTATTAAAACTGTTGGTGAACTGGGGCTCTTTCACTGCACCTGCTGTTCTGGTTATTTGTCACCAGTATTTTTGGTTTCTCTGGGTTACAGTTACCACTTTAACCCTCAGCACTCATTCAACACCCAACTTCACGCCCTATTTCTTCTCATGACTATTTTTGACCCTTAACACGAATTTGGACGTAGGCACCATGTTTTTAAGGTTTCAGTAGAATACGTCGactacaatattttttttttaccttgggTAAGAATAGCTACGTAACTGGAGCCAGATATACAGTCATAACCCTTTTAACACTACTAATATGTAGGTTCATCAGTCCCATAGTCACACAGTGGTTGGGGGAAGTGATGCAGCACTTTGAATGAGAGAAGCTCAGACGCTGCAGTAATCTTTATCATTATCACATTATGCACACTTGCTTCCTGTTGACTGTcatctataaaataaatagagtTAAAGTTTCATTGATGCACACTGATGCATAAGATATGTTCATATACGTGTTTACTATATAAGCCATCTATGAAAGTCGTACAAAGTCTTAGCATCCTGCAGGTTGAAGAGTGGGTGCTACAAGTTAACCTTAATCCCCTTCTTGGATTGTGAAAACACTCAGTATCAACAAATTTGGATGCAGTGACTTGTTAGTCTGTCTGCTTCCAATAAAATTATGCAAATGCACAGGGTTAGGTGCTGCACTCCAATTTCTTCATACTGCTGCCTTACCAGGCTCCTCCATGTGGGCTATAATCCAGTTGAAGGCCATCTCTGGGCCCATGTTTCCTGTGTAGTAGACCGCCTTCCTACAGGCCTCCAGTGGAAAGCCCATTTCTGCCAGTTGCATTACTGCCGTCTCGTCTATTTCTGGAGCTGGGGACCGGACAAACCAACATCAATAACTATAACGCAGTTGCTGATTCAACATTAGTGGTAACCTCCCATTTTACAACAACCAAACAGGATTTCACAGAGACTTTCTCAATTAATCATTAAACAATGAGACCACAAGAGAATCGGCTCTGGGGAGGTTTGTTTATTGAAGGATGATTTATCAAAGAGAGAAATGAGTCGGGCTAAAAACGAGTAGAGCTGCATGCAGAAGTAAAGTTTGTTTAGAGGTagagagcagctgcagcagctgctcaaGTGTACATGGTCAGAGACTTAGCTCCGTAGCATTCATCACTATTGTTTGTTGCCCAATATACATGGCTATAATTTCCATAAATGTTACAGAGAAGTGATTCACTGAGAAGGGAAATGAAATACTCACAGTCTATGGAGCTCATGGAGTTATctgaaagaggagaagacacTTATTTCAGAAGAGATCACAGAcaattgatgtttttctgtacTGATAATAATGTTCATTACATTTACAGAATACATGAACCATCACTAGATTATCCTTCCTAGGGGCCTtaaggcaaaataaaataaaataaataaatagcagcTGGGACCCAAATTAACTCCCaattctctcttctctctgtgcatTTTGTTCATCGTGCCTATGTTGGAGTACATTTGCCCGCTGTGTGATAATTTGATTAGTCACAAATTACTTCAAGAATATACTCCATGTAAGAATAAGATTAGCTGAAATAATGAAGGTCTTAAAACTAGATTTTGGCCAACCTTAAAGTGAGACTGTGGAACTTTtggaagaagaaacaaactgttcttacaaatgaaaagttgaattcataAGCAATAAAACTAACCTCCCCCTTACTTATTTCAGTACACTGAATCAGGGGTTTTGTTGGCACAGTCTGATTTGGTAAGGTACCACTAGCTTATGTTGTCTAATGTTATCAAACTCTGGATAGATGCATCCTACTGAATCAGTTTGCTGACTTCATGACTCTTTTCTATTTCTGCTGTCGTTGCACTATGTTTGAACATTTACCATTGTCCCATAATTGCCACTTCTGGGCACAGGAGCTGCTGTTCATCAAAAATTATATAGGCTCACTTTATTGTGTCGTATCAATCATAATGTCCCTTCACAGACAGGGAGTCAAGAAGTCaagttgtcagaaaacacttATGTTGTAACCACATGCGGTGAGGAGATTGATCGCCCCCCACTGTTCCCAAAGTGCGGCAATCACAACTTGAGTGAGGCCTGCTCCTATCAAACATGCCTGATTTTTGTGATGCCTTTCCGGTTAAGTTAGTCTGGTCTTAGCAGTGTCTTTCAACAACACTCTTTAGGAGGCACATCATTAAATTATCTGAAGGAATTATCTACACAAAAAGATACAGTGCTTTCTTGTTCCCTATTCTTCTTTTACTCTGCGTGGACATTTTTGATTTTAGTCTTTTTGTCACCAATACTTAATTTATAGTTAATTTTAAGTATTTGCGATAAAATAATGACTCAATAAAGTTTCACTGTCTTGCTCACCCAGTCTTTCGTGtgattcctcctcctcttagATAAAACAGATCATGgttcattttaaatatcaagtgtgtatttaaaattgaaaaaatgtcTTGAAGAAATTAAAATCAATATCGATATATGCTTTGAGGAGTTtttaattgcttgttttgtgctTCAGTGTATCTGAAAAATGcagtgactaaaaaaaaaaaagaaatcatgctttttctattttcttaaTGGCCTGAAATCACTGAGTGAATGGATGATACACAGGCCAATGAGAAATAATGTGATTCAAGTGGCGTACAGGGTAACACATTTGTGCGGTGCTGTGTAATCAATGAGAAGCACTGAAGCCTTTTGGAGACAGAAGGGTGACCAATGATTAATCACTGCTGATGCCAGCCGGGGGATAATGGGCTAGTGGTTCATTTGGGACCGACAAAGCTCATCACATGAAtgtaagataaataaataaatcataaaatgtacTGAAAATGGCATATAATTTCCTCTGacctcttttcatttcacagtttaaacTGTATGATTTACACCCTGGTACTTGTTTTAACCTCTATCTGTACAAAGAGGAGCTCTGATGGAAGTCAACAGGGGACAAGTGCAAAACAACTCTACCACCTCAACCTGACTacatccacaaaaaaacatttacacatattgtatatattatacatgCAGCGAATTCTCTGTGGCCCTCTACAATAGCTGCATTGCTCGCTGCTGTCAGACGTAGATATGCAATGCTAAGCAAGGTAGTGCCAGCACAAAGGAGGGATGCTTTAATGTGCAAGACTTTTAAGTAGATTCTGCACTCTTCCAGGAAGCCAGTTTCATATGTTTGGAGGTCTGAGATAGCAGGTACAGCACATAACGTTCAGCCCTGAAATATTAAGGCATATTCAGACAAACATGTTCAGACTTTTGAGTTTCCTGTCCTAAGAAGCAGCAGGCTAAACGATTCTGTAAAGCTCTGAGAAAAAGAACCCTCCTGGGTCTGTCGATGTGTGCGGCAGCAGAGGCTGCTCACAGACGTTACTGTGTCTTTGCTCcatggactgtttttttttggtgtttggaGCTTGAGACCGTACAGAACACTCTGTGCTTCACGCCTGCTAAAATATTAAGGAGGACACTGTTAACTTGATGTAGCTGAACTTTGCAAACAACGCAAGGAGGAACAAAGGAATAAGACTTTAAAtcacagaggagacacagaaagacagccAAAGGAGACGCCAACAAAAAAGGCTCAAGGACACTTGAAATATCACTAAGCAAACAGTATGTGTAGTAATTTTCAAGAAAAGTAACAATACTGTCGTTGCTCTAAAACGCACCTACTAGCTCCTCATAGTTTATTCCCATACCAAGGGAAGTGCATTATAAGGGGATCTCATAAAATCATTATAACTTATTAGGCTTACCCACGCTGTGAACACAACAACTTTTCATTAATTGATTAAGCATGCCTTTCCCGCGGGATTCCATTCAATATGCCCTTAAGAGAAAACCTGGGTGGCTTTGAGCAGAACATCATATTAGAGACAATTTCACGGATCATTTGTCTCTGTCACAAAAATACCCCGCACACCTCCTGAAAAGGATGTTAGGTAGGCAGCTTTGGAACAACAAACATCTGAGTTAGGTCTCAAAGCAACACAGAATTACCAGTTTATTGGGTACAATCTGATATATACTGCCTCATATGTTTAGGGGTGTTTCTAATATCCTGCACACTTCATTGGTATAATTAGAGTGGATAAAGCTAGgtaaaactaaaaagaaaaatagcagGTGCTCGGGGAAAAATATGACCTTTAAAATTAATAAGGGGACTGCAAAATTGAACACTAAGAGCCAAAAATACCCCCAGTAGTTAAGAGTGCCGTGAATGCAAATCCCCCTGTAGGCCACTGTAGGTGAGTCATGAGCACATTTGATGAGGGGATCGTTTTCAGTGAATTCTGAGTGAGAAAATGGAGCACTGTCTGATCTGAGAACGTTCACATTTCCAACTTAAAACGACAAAAATGCAATTCAATGCAGTTCAATGTTCTGCACCTCTGGTGTCTTCAGGTAGAACGATGGGTGGCATGAGGTCGGGCAGCTCCTCTTCACCTGCCTGCAGCCCTGTGGCCCGCATCCTGCTCAGATCCAGAAAGTCTGGAACATCTATGGCCAAGTCTGTACACGAGAAGACAATTATGAATCTAACTGAGGAATGCAGATGATGCCATGCACTTATTTTCACACTATTTAACACTTTCACAGTTCTTGCTGAGGATTGAAAAGATATGTAGAAAGAAACTTGATCACATGATGAGTGAGGATTCAGGCCTATGGCGCTGCTAGATTTCAGTATCAAGTTAACTTTAAAACTCCAGCAGCCTCTCATAGATATGGACAGGATGGAAGATTGGATAGTTTATGTTTATCTGGCCAAAACTGCAGGTGAAGCTGTTCATGACTTGCACAAAATGACTTAGGCAGCATTTACACTTACTGCTGTACTGCGTGTGCCTTTTGCTGTTTAATGATGCCCTCTGCTGGGCATTTACAGCACTAcaaatatttatgaaaacagAGTTACAACATTACTGGAGGCCAagatttaaaagacattttaaatccTATTAATCATCCGATGGGTGACAGAAAGTTACCTAGTTTCTTCGGCACCCAGTCGACCCCGAATGTGAATTTCTTGATCTGCAAAATCAGATACTCTGGGAAGGAGGCGAAACGGGAAgttctgcaaagaaaaagacGTTTATAAATACAACTGCTTTTAACTTAAAGGTGTGAGGTGATGACAAAACATTGAGGTGTTGTTTCTGGTCCTTTGCTTACTTGACACCGGCTGATTTGGCCTGCAGCGCTGAGCTCCAGAAGTCAGGGACGTTTTCAGGCTCCGTGAAGGCCTGCAGGCATGCGGTGAAGGGGATCCGCGCTCTTACCGGCTCAGGTGGAGCCCGCATGttgtcctcagcctccttcCGCTTGACCTCGTATGCCAGAAGCTCCTCTGGTATGatagaaacaaagacaaagactttCAGCTGTGCAAATATCTTCACCAAAGTCAGATTTGTTTACAATAATTACACCAACATTCTCACAATTAATATGGCCATATTACAATGCTGTAAGCTACCTTACATATCCCTTAAAGAATGTAAACATATGTAAGGTCAACAACAAAGCTCTCAGTCGGGATCTTCTCTGCCCTTTCAGAGAAGGACCTGCTGACTCCCAGCAGCTGATGCCACCTGAGCCCAGCGTCATGCCAGCTGTGGCAgaacattttgtgtgtatgtgtgcgtctgGGAGCTCCTTTACCTCGATTGGTGGCCGCCTCAATGGGGGCTGGCAGCTGGATGCAGTAATCCACCCGCTGAGTGTAACGAACCCGACGTGACTGGCAGCACTGAATCCGCTCCTCCACCAGGAAGCGGAAGGCGTCGCTTGGATTCTCTGATCCAGCGCTGTTCCTCTGTAGACAACGACATACAGGGAGGATGAGAGGTTTGAATATCAACAAAACAGGCCGTGAGATTagtcacatttttcagtttgacaGACTAGTGATGCGGTCCAACTGTCATGGTCGAGTGTTTTTTCTCTTGAGTGAAAAAGTTTTTCCTTCACTCTCTGTCAGTTCGCCTTCGTTCTACATTCAGTCACTTAGATAttccttgtgttttgttttctgggtGCCTTGCCTGTCATTTTGACCTTTATTTCCACTTTGTTCAATggcagatttgtttgtttgttcggaCTGCCTTACCTGGTTTTAACCTGAGCCTGCCTGACATCCTAAAGCTTTTGTTTATTGACTATTAAATCATTTGAACTGAACAAGCTCTGCCTCCAGTcatctgcatttgggtccaATTCATCGTGTTTCCTGTGCCCCTGCTTGAGATGACGGTTCCTCGGAGACTGCAGTTGATAAACAGTTTTCTTGGCacgctctgtttgtttttttcctttaatttattcttgatttaaatgaatcaaatgaaacGTTAATGGCAGACACGCTCATATCATAATGGTATTGTTTGGCATCATGCACTAATGCACCGATAATCTCATATAAACTTAATTAGTCTGGTGGGTTTTGTTGTCCTATGATCTGAAGTTACAAATAACATTAAGAGGAAGCCCTGCATatttacaatatacaatattatTGGAAACAGAGTTAagtaaaaatactgtatgtttgctgtAGAAGTAGCTGCAGAAGCTTCACGTTTATGGTGAAGCTTCTGTGACACATGATGTCTGAAATGCAACTCTATCTATAAGCTATTCTTTGCTGTGGTCTATTAAAGTCTCCTGGCGTGACTTCAACGCAACTGCTGTTTGACCCAGATCTAACCCAGTCATTCATAATGCAGATGCAACGTTGTAATTAAGGGATCATCTCCATTAACCTTCATAACTAGTGTATTACATCTTTTCAGACTCATACCGTCACAGAGCGGCTCTGTGTTTTCTATGAACAGTCGGGGTCATTGAAGtttacactgtgtttatttgaagACTGTGATGAAGGATGGCATCGCAGCTTAACACACCAGTTTGCACTGCAGCCTTTCTGCAACTCAGCCCTTCTATTCTGAGAAGCTACAGAAATACACAAGTTATAATTTTACTCAGGCCATGTATGCAGGCTGACATAGACAGAGGAAAATGTTGCTGATGCTGGTGACTTTAGTCACGTTATCTATGTCTGGATAACTAAATCTAGTATACAGACAGCTGTAGAGGCAAGTGGACTGACGGGGGAGAGGAGACAGTACGGGCAGTACGGGCTGCTGTGCTTCAACCAAGCTGGAGCACAAGAGCTTCCATGGATAATGAGTCAAATATGGAGAAAGTGAAGCTTGGAGAATCTGGGTTGTATGTTTTGTTGATCTTCACAACATGAGGTGGAGCAAGTGTCGAGTCAGGGTTGAAGCAGAACAGGAAGCATTATCAGGCCCCCCCCCTGTGTAACAGATAGCGCTGAGCTATATATATCCTGGTTGAGACAGACACGTCAGAGCACCCCATGTGTATGTACCAACCAAGGAGACAGTGTGCTGTGTTCAGTCAAAAACAGACCCTCCCCTCCCAGTCAGCTGCCTATCCATGTGTGTCAGGGGTCAGACGAAACGCAGCCATTTTGTAAAGatgtattatattatgataATATTGTGAAGAAAATCCAAATTAAAAAGGGACATGTTTGTAAAAAGCATCACAGTTGATctaaaataaactacagcaaGTGTATACATAAGGGATAATGTACAGCCAGCTGGTCACTGTTTTGCGAAAATGTTCTATAGTAAGTGGACCTTATGTTAAGATAATTTGGACAAAGTCACATGCAAAATTGTGGGTCAAGGGGAAATTTTCACCTGGTGGTGATACATAAAAGGTGGGCACAAGGGGGCATTCTGTGATGACTATTAACGAAAACACCCCcatgaaaatgtaatgttatATTGAAGTTTTTGTGGAGATATTTCGTTTTGTATATGTTGGACAGAAATCAAACAAGCAAGAGGATTGCAGATCTGCATACCAATATGACCTATTGCATAAACACTACTGGCTAATGACtatttttttatctgcacagaAGTTTAGCTTCACTCACCTCCACCTGGTTGATCATGTGCAGGAGGAACTCATGGGCATCTTGTTGTCTGTTGGAGGAAAACTCGGGGTGTCCCTGGCTGACCAGGGACTTTAACATCCGGGGAGAGACGCCCTTCTGCTGgtgctgaaatgaaaacatttagctGTCACTCACACTGACTGTGCACGAATACACACTTGTCTCAGAGGGAAGTACAAGACAAGTCAGCAGACCGGTGGTGAATATTGCAGATACACACTGAAAGCA
Above is a window of Larimichthys crocea isolate SSNF chromosome XVII, L_crocea_2.0, whole genome shotgun sequence DNA encoding:
- the usp13 gene encoding ubiquitin carboxyl-terminal hydrolase 13 isoform X3; the encoded protein is MATDLGELLVPYMPTIRVPRTGDRVFKSECAFSFDSPESEGGLYVCMNTFLGFGREHVERHYRKTGQSVYMHLKRHVKEKATGAAGGAIPRRRNGKVFLDLELNRDFNGEDYEYEDEAKLVIFPDHFEIPLPNIEELPALVTIACDAVLNAPSAYKKQEPESWEEEIQVSRHARSLRQLDNGVRIPPSGWKCQKCEMRENLWLNLTDGAVLCGKWFFDGSGGNGHALEHYRATNYPLAVKLDTITPDGADVYSFEEEEAVLDPHISDHLSHFGIDMLQMQKRTENGHHTDNNPRPRVSEWEVIQESGMKLKAVFGSGYTGIKNLGNSCYISTVLQVLFSIPDFQRMYVGNLQRIFDYSPLDPSQDFATQMAKLGHGLLSGQYAKPPMKSELIEQHQQKGVSPRMLKSLVSQGHPEFSSNRQQDAHEFLLHMINQVERNSAGSENPSDAFRFLVEERIQCCQSRRVRYTQRVDYCIQLPAPIEAATNREELLAYEVKRKEAEDNMRAPPEPVRARIPFTACLQAFTEPENVPDFWSSALQAKSAGVKTSRFASFPEYLILQIKKFTFGVDWVPKKLDLAIDVPDFLDLSRMRATGLQAGEEELPDLMPPIVLPEDTRDNSMSSIDSPEIDETAVMQLAEMGFPLEACRKAVYYTGNMGPEMAFNWIIAHMEEPDFAEPLTLPSMIDPGPSTSDSPMGATPLGNSPPEESISILTSMGFPRAHSIQALKATNNNLERALDWIFTHPEEEESDALSDMADTEPNDNAFSNANSHSDSTLSPDRDTSGPRIKDGPGRYELFAFISHMGASTMSGHYVCHIKKEGRWVIYNDHKVCLSERPPKDLGYIYFYHRLSSS
- the usp13 gene encoding ubiquitin carboxyl-terminal hydrolase 13 isoform X2, whose translation is MATDLGELLVPYMPTIRVPRTGDRVFKSECAFSFDSPESEGGLYVCMNTFLGFGREHVERHYRKTGQSVYMHLKRHVKEKATGAAGGAIPRRRNGKVFLDLELNRDFNGEDYEYEDEAKLVIFPDHFEIPLPNIEELPALVTIACDAVLNAPSAYKKQEPESWEEEIQVSRHARSLRQLDNGVRIPPSGWKCQKCEMRENLWLNLTDGAVLCGKWFFDGSGGNGHALEHYRATNYPLAVKLDTITPDGADVYSFEEEEAVLDPHISDHLSHFGIDMLQMQKRTENGHHTDNNPRPRVSEWEVIQESGMKLKAVFGSGYTGIKNLGNSCYISTVLQVLFSIPDFQRMYVGNLQRIFDYSPLDPSQDFATQMAKLGHGLLSGQYAKPPMKSELIEQVMKEEYKHQQKGVSPRMLKSLVSQGHPEFSSNRQQDAHEFLLHMINQVERNSAGSENPSDAFRFLVEERIQCCQSRRVRYTQRVDYCIQLPAPIEAATNREELLAYEVKRKEAEDNMRAPPEPVRARIPFTACLQAFTEPENVPDFWSSALQAKSAGVKTSRFASFPEYLILQIKKFTFGVDWVPKKLDLAIDVPDFLDLSRMRATGLQAGEEELPDLMPPIVLPEDTRDNSMSSIDSPEIDETAVMQLAEMGFPLEACRKAVYYTGNMGPEMAFNWIIAHMEEPDFAEPLTLPSMIDPGPSTSDSPMGATPLGNSPPEESISILTSMGFPRAHSIQALKATNNNLERALDWIFTHPEEEESDALSDMADTEPNDNAFSNANSHSDSTLSPDRDTSGPRIKDGPGRYELFAFISHMGASTMSGHYVCHIKKEGRWVIYNDHKVCLSERPPKDLGYIYFYHRLSSS